From Jiangella mangrovi:
CCGCGCCGTGCTGTACGACCACAACGGCGCCGTCGTCGCGCGCGAGGGTCAGGGCATCTCCTTGGGCGGCGGCGTGGGCGGCTCGATCGATCCGGAGCACCCGTGCGCCGCCGACCACGTGTGGTCCGCCAATCCCGGCATCTCGCTGACTCCCGGCACCGATCCCGGCCCGGGTGGCCGGGACGTCACCCTGTCGATCATCGAGCCGATGCTGGCCGCACGTCCGGAGTTCGACGCGGGCTTCCGGCAGTGGAGCCGGCAGGGCGCGGCGGTGATCGTGGGCATCGTCGACTCCGTCGACCCGGCCGCGGCCCAGGCGTTCCAGAACGAGCTGAAGCAGGCCTTGGCCGCCGACGAGGCCGCGTCGAAGCTGTGGTTCCGGTCCGCTGTCGCACCGGAGGCGGAGCTGCAGGCCCTCGCCGACGAGTTCATGGACACCACGTCGGAGTGGGCGAGCGATCCGGCCGGGGTTCAAGAGATCATCAGCATGCCGGTCGAGGGCCTGCTCACGATCCTGGTCGACGGCCCCGAGGTGGCGCCGGGTCTGGACGGCACCACGCGGACACTGCCGTCGGGCGCCGTCGTGACCATCGACGTCATGTCCTGAGCCGGCGGATCCTCAGGCGCTGGTGCCGATGCCCCGCTCGCGGAGGTCGCGGCGGTGCTTCTCGAGCGCCATCAGCTCGCCGAAGAGCCGGTTGTAGATCTCGACCTGCGCCGACGGGTCGGTGCGCTGCAGCTTGGCCTTCAGCGCGACCAGCTGGCGCGACACCCACACCTCGTGCAGCCGCAGCACCACGGAGTCGGCGTAGCGCTGGACGGAGCCTTCGTCGACGGGCATGGCCTCGACGGCGAGCTGGGTGACGATGTGCCGGGCCGACTCGTCGGAGGCCGCGGCCAGCAGCGCCTCGACCCACTCGTGCCCACCGGCCTGGGTGGCGCAGCCGCCGGCCTTGGCGACGGTCTCGCGCACCGCGCGGTAGGCCGGCGACAGGAACGCCTCGGCCCCGAGGTCGTCGAACGTGGGGCCGGCCAGGGCGGGCCGCTGGACGGCGATGCGCAGCGCCGCCCGCTCGAGCTCGAGTGCCTGCGGGTCGACGTTGCCGTGAACGGGCACGCCGAGGGCCTGTTGCCCGGCCGCCGGTGGCGGGGCGGCGCGGCCACGCCCACCCCCGGCGGCGCGACGGTCCGGAACGCCGGCCGCGGCGCGCACGCGCGACACGACGTCGCGTTCCCAGTTCTCCGAATGGCCCGACGGCGGTCCGACCCAGCCGGACAACCGGACGGCGTACTGGTCGCGGACGGAGCGATCGCGGATGCGGGCGATAAAGGGGATCGCCTTGTCCAGTGCACGGGCCCGGCCCTCGGCGTTCTCGAGGTCGTACTCGTCGATCATGGTGCGCACCGCGAACTCGAACAGCGGCCGGTGCCGGGCGATCAGCTCGCGCACGCCGGGGTCGCCCGAGGTCTGCCGCCGCTCGCACGGGTCGAGGCCGTCGGGGTCGATGGCGACGTAGGTCTGCCCGACGAAGCGCTGGTCGCCCTCGAACGCCCGCAGCGCCGCCTTCTGCCCGGCGGCGTCGCCGTCGAAGGTGAAGATGACCTGGCCGCGGTACTCGTCCTGGTCGCGCAGCAGCCGGCGCAGGATCCGCGCGTGGTCCTCGCCGAACGCCGTCCCGCAGGTGGCGACGGCGGTGGTGACGCCGGCCAGGTGGCAGGCCATGACGTCGGTGTACCCCTCGACGACGACCGCCTGCGAGGTGCGGGCGATGTCCTTCTTGGCGAGGTCGACGCCGTAGAGGACGTGGCTCTTCTTGTAGATGGGCGTCTCAGGGGTGTTGAGGTACTTGGCCTCGATGCGGTCGTCGTCGTACAGGCGGCGCGCCCCGAACCCGACGACGTCGCCCAGCAGGTCGTGGATGGGCCAGACCAGCCGGCCGCGGAACCGGTCGTAGGGCGCGTTGCGACCCTGCGCGACCAGCCCCGCGGTGATGATCTCGTGGTCGCTGAACCCCTTCTGCCGCAGGTGCTTGCGCAGCACGTCGCCGCCCTGCGGGGCGTAGCCGACGCCGAAGCGCTGCGCCGCCTCCTGGTCGAACCCGCGCTCGTCGAGGAACCGCCGGCCGATCGTCGACTCCGGCGACCCGGCCAGCTGCTCGGCGTAGTACTCGGCGGCCACACGGTGCGCCTCGACCAGCCGGGTGCGCTGCTCGCGGTTCTGCCGCGGCGCCGGCCCGGACCCCGTCTCCTCGTAGCGCAGCTGCATGCCGACCTTGTCGGCCAGCCGCTCGATCGCCTCGGTGAACGAGAGCTGGTCGATCTTCTGCACGAAGCTGATGACGTCGCCGCCCTCAGAACAGCCGAAACAGTTGCCGGTCAGGATGTTGTCCGCCAGCACGAAGGCATGTCCGTCCCCGACCTCGGCGCAGAAGACCTCCTCGACGCGATCCGTCGTCTCCACCGACCGCACCACCCAACCCCGGCGGGTGTATTTCTTGTGCGCTGAGACGAAACGCTGCCTGTGCTCAGGGATGAGGAAGAACTCGTCGGTGAGATCGTCATTGACTAGATGGATCCGGAAGATGTCGCTCGGCTCCCGGCCTTCGAAGCCTTGGCGAGTCTGCTTGGTGATCCCGAATGTGCCGATCCCCAGCCGCATGCAGAGCGTGCGTACGAACTCGAGGTGCTCCCGCCGCGCTGAGTTGAGGATGACCGTCCCGTCGGCCGCCACACAGCCGTCGGCGGCGAAATAGCCTGCAAGCCAGCCGTAGAGGTACGGAGTCGACTCGTCCAGGTCCGGAAGGTCCTTGAAGAAGCGCGGCAGATGATGGACCAACATGTTCGGGCCCGAGGCGCTGGTGTGACTGTGGGGGAACCACTTCAGCAGTGCAGTGTCTTTTGGCGGACACAGCAGAGCCATGGTGCCAGTGCCGTTGCGCGTGCCGTCGCCGAAGGTGATGCCATGGGCTATGCCGAATGGCGAGGGAGTCGTACGCGCGATGCGTGATCGCGGATATGTGAACGCTAGCTTCGAGCCTGGCCGCAGTTCCTTGGTCAGTACTTCGCGTGTGGACCTCAAAGTCGCACCAGAGCGCACGAACCACCGATGCTCATCGGTCGCGTAGATCTCTTTGACCTGACGATTCCTCGTGAGCGTGATCTTCAGCAGAGGTTGGACGCCGTAGGACTTGAACGGAGCCTCGACCCAGTCAGCATGGCGGTTCAGGATGCGATGCGTTCCACCTGCCAGCTCACGTATGGGTCGCGGACCGTCCCAGGTGAGGACCTCTGTCTCACCCGCGAGGCAATGGAAGAATCCGCGCGCGGGCGTGACGTGGAAAGACGGCGACTTCTCGTCGTGGAAGGGGCAGAGGCCCTTGAGCGACCCGCCGCCCGCGTTGCGCAGCGCGACGTACTCGCCGACGATGACGTCGATGCGGGCGCGCTCGCGAATGGCCGCGATGTCCTCGTCCCGGATTCGACCTGCCACGCGCAGAGTCTACGACCGCCGGCCTCGCGCGGCCTATGTGACCGGCCGTCCGGGGTACGGATCCGGGCATGCCGGAGCTTCCGGACGTCGAGGGCTTCCGCCGGGTGCTGAGCAGAGCGGCCGGACGACGGATCGACGGCGTCGACGTGCTCGATGCGGGCGTGCTCCGGGGCGTCGACGGCGGCGAGCTGCGCGACGCGCTGGTGGGAGCCGCCTTCGCCGGTCCGCGCCGGCACGGCAAGTGGCTGATCGGACCGCTCCGAGCCGGCCCGCGGCACCGCCTCGACGAGCCGAGCGTGGTCTTCCACTTCGGCATGACCGGCTCTCTGACCTGGATCGACGCCGACGCCGATCGGCACCGTCTCGACCGTGTCATCATCAGCGCCGGCTCCCGCGAGCTGCGCTACCGCGACCTGCGCAAGCTGCAGGGCATCCGGCTCGTCCCCGACGACGACGGCGTCGGCTCGCTGCTCGCCGGCCTCGGCCCGGACGCCGCGCGGATCGGTGCCGCCGAGCTCGGCCGGCGCCTCGCCCGCCGGCAGCGCACCCTCAAGCCCGCGCTGACGGACCAGGCCGTCGTCGCGGGGCTGGGGAACCTGCTGGCCGACGAGATCCTGTGGCAGGCCCGCATCCATCCTCGCCGAGGCACCCTGGACCTCACCGACGCCGACCGGCGCCGTCTGCACCGCACCATGACCACCGTTCTGGACCGCTCGACGCGGGTGGGACGGGTGCCCGGCAGGGACGACTGGCTCACCGGCCACCGCGACGACCGTGACGGCGTCTGCCCGCGGTGCGGGACGCCGCTGCGGCGCACGCGGCTCGGCGGCCGCACGACGGTCTGGTGCCCGCGCTGCCAGTCGGAGTGACGACGGCGACCGGCCCTGCCGGCCGGTCAGCGGGTGAGCTGAGTGTGCAGGGCGACGGCGGAGTCGTCGGTCAGGGAGGCGACCTGGTCGACGATGACCCGGAGCCGGGCGGCGTCGTCGGCGGCGGTGGACCAGGCCTCCTGGAACGCCGGCTCCAGCGACCCCGGGGCGCGCAGCCGCAGCGCCGACACGAGCTCCTCGATCAGCTCCCGCTGCCGGGCGTAGATGGGCGCCCGGTCCGACGCCGTCATGACGTAGACGGCGGCCAGGCCCTTGAGCACCGCCACCTCGACCCGGGTCGCCCGCGGCACCACGAGGTCGGCCGCGTAGCGGGTCAGGCTCCCACCGCCGTACGAAGCGTGCGTCGCCCGCTCGGCGTCGTCGCAGAAGCGGCCGATCAGCTGGCTCGTCATGTCCTTCAGCGCCGCCAGCGACCGCAGCCGGCCGTCGTACGACGCGACCCAGTACGGCAGCGCGCGCAGCCGGTCCAGTGCCTCGGTGATCTCCTCGGCCTCGGCGTCGGGCAGGTACCACTCGCGGGTCAGCCCGGCCACCCGCGTGCGCTCATCTGCGTCGTCGAGGCGCCCGCCCACCTGCAGCCGGCCGCCCACGATGGCGTCCTCGACGTCGTGGACGCAGTAGGCGACGTCGTCGGAGAAGTCCATGACCTGCGCCTCGAGGCAGCGGCGATCGCCGGCGGCGCCGTCACGCAGCCAGCCGAACACCTCGGCGTCGTCGTCGTAGACGCCGAACTTGCGGCCCTCGCGTTCGCCGCGGCGCCACGGGTACTTGGTCGAGGCGTCGAGGCTGGCCCGGGTGAGGTTCAGCCCGGCCGACCGGCCGTCGGGGTGTGCGGCCTTCGCCTCGAGCCGGGTGAGCAGCCGCAGCGTCTGCGCGTTGCCCTCGAACCCGCCGATACCGGCCGCGATCTCGTCGAGCACCTGCTCGCCGTTGTGCCCGAACGGCGGATGCCCGAGGTCGTGCGCGAGGCAGGCGGCGTCGACGACGTCGGGGTCGCAGCCGAGCTCCTTGCCGAGCTCGCGGCCGACCTGCGCCACCTCGAGGGAGTGGGTGAGCCGGTTGCGGACGAAGTCGTCGCTGCCGGGCGCCACCACCTGCGTCTTGGCCGCCAGCCGACGCAGCGACGCCGAGTGGACGACGCGTGCCCGGTCGCGCTCGAACGCCGTGCGCACCGCCCGCTTCGGGGGCTCGGCCGCCCACCGCTCGCGGTCGGCGTCGTCGTAGCCGCTCATCACGGCCAGAGGTTACGCTGCCCGGCGCGCCGCCGCGCCCAGTACCCTGGCGCCAGGGTCCGTCCAGGGGGAGGCGCGGCGCATGAGTGAACCGTCCAACTACGCGGTCGTCGGCGGGGGCATCGTCGGCTCCGCCATCGCGCGCGCCCTGGCCCGCTCGGCCGACGGCGCCACGGTCACCGTGCTCGAGAAGGAGCCCGAGCCGGCGCTGCACCAGACGCGGCGCAACAGCGGCGTCGTCCACGCCGGCATCTACTACACGCCCGGCTCGGCGAAGGCCCGGTTCTCGCGCCGCGGCGTCGGCCTGCTGCGCGCCTACTGCGACGAGAAGGGCCTGACGTACGACGAGTGCGGCAAGGTCATCGTCGCCCTCGACGAGGCCCAGCGCGGCCGCCTCGACGACCTGCACAAGCGCGCCATCGCCAACGACGTGCCCGGCGTGCGCACGCTCGACCCCGACGAGCTGGCCGAACTCGAGCCGCACGTCCGCGGCGTCGCCGGCCTGCACTCCCCCTCCACCGCGATCGTCGACTTCGCCGCCATCGCCGCGGCGCTGCTGGCCGACGCCGTCGACGCCGGCGGGACGGTGCGCACCGGCTTCGAGGTGACGAACTTCCACCAGTCGGACGACGAGGTCCGGGTCACCGGCGCGTCCGGCGAGACCCTGGCCTTCGACCGCGTCGTCGTGTGCGCGGGCCTGCAGTCCGACCGGCTGGCCCGCCTCGCCGGCGACGACCCGTACCCGCGCATCGTCCCCTTCCGCGGCGAGTTCGCGCTGCTCCGGCCCGAGCGCCGGCACCTCGTCAACGGCCTGGTCTACCCGGTGCCGGACCCGCGCTACCCGTTCCTCGGCGTGCACCTCACCAAGCGGGTCGACGGCGAGGTCATGGTCGGGCCGAACGCCGTGCTGGCGCTGGCCCGCGAGGGCTACCGCAAGCGCGACGTCGACCCCGCCGAACTCTTCCGGCTGGCCCGCTGGGGCGGGTTCCGCCGGTTCGCCTGGTCCAACCGGCGCACCGCCGTCCAGGAGCTGCGCGGGTCGTACAGCCGGCGACGGTTCGCCGCGGCCGCCCGCGAGTACCTGCCCGAGCTGACCGTCGCCGACCTCGTGCCCGCGCCGGCCGGCATCCGCGCCCAGGCCATGGCCGCCGACGGCACCCTTGTCGACGACTTCCGCTCCAGCCGGCGCGGCAACATCATGTGCATCCGCAACGCCCCCTCGCCGGCCGCGACGGCGTGCCTGGCCATCGCCGACGACGTCGTCGGCGAGCTCCTCGGCGACTGACGCGAACGAGCGCCCGGCCCCGAAGGACCGAGCGCTCGATCGGCGTGCTGGTCGAGCCGGGTGGCTACGGCTTCACGAACCGGTGCCGCAGCGCGAGCGCACCGGCCGCGAGCAGCACCAGCGCGGAGCCGAGCAGCACCGCGGGAGAGCCACCGGTGTCCGGCAGCTCGCCGCCATCGTCGTCACCCTCGGAGGGCGACGGCGATGGGGTGTCGCTCGGGGACCCGCTGGGCGACTCCGACGGAGACCCGCTGGGGGACTCGCTCGGCGACTCGGAGGGAGACTCCGACGGGGTCTCCGTCGGCTCCTCGGTGGGAGGCTCCGTGGGCTCCTCGGTCGGCGGCTCGGTGGGCTCCTCCGTGGGAGGCTCGGTCGGCGGCGTGGTGGGCTCCTCGCCGTTCTCCTCGCCGCACACGAACCAGTGGCTGATGTTCGGGAGCTGACCGCCGTTGTTCAGCGGCGAGACGAACTCGCGGCCCTCGAACGGCGGCTGGGTGTAGACGTGGTAGCCGTCACCACCCTTGACGATGACGGCGGTGATGGTCCATGAGTCGTCGACCTGCTCGATCTCCAGGATCTTCCCGTCGGTGACGGTGCCCTCGACGATGTCCTCGCCGAGCTCGGTGTCGCCGGTGAAGTTCGCACCGGCGGCGATAGCGGCCTCGCAGGTGGTGACGTTGTCGTGATCGAAGAACTGCGGGTCGTCCGGCTCCTCGCCGGCGGCGGCCGGCAGCGCGGCCCCCAGGGCGACCGCCACGCAGGCAGCAGCAATGACAGTGGTACGCACTATTGCCCCTCAGATGTCAGAAGTAGGTGCACACACAGAAGCGCCCCTGCGGAGGCAGGGGGAACATATCGGACACCGGGCGTGCAAGGCAACGAGCGTCCACAAACGACACGCCGGGCGCGTGACCAGGTGGTCACGCGCCCGGCGGGCATCGGTGCGAACTACGGCTTGACGAAGCGGTGACGCAGCGCGGCCGCACCGGCGGCCAGCAGGATCGCGGCGGCCGCGATGAGAACCGTCGGCGAGCTACCGGTGTCGGGCAGGGCCGGCTCCTCGGGCGTCTCCGAGGGAGTCGGGGTCTGCGACGGCGACTCGCTGGGGGTCTCCGACGGCGTCTCGGACGGGGTCTCGCTCGGCGTCTCCGACGGAGTCTCGGTGGGCTCCTCGGTCGGCGGCTCGGTCGGCTCCTCCGTGGGAGGCTCCGTGGGCTCCTCGGTCGGGGGCTCCGTCGGGGGCTCGGTGGGCGGGTACGGGTGGACCTTGCAGACCGTGTAGTTCGCGATCTCAGCGGACTGACCGTCGATGTCCGGGGCGGTCAGGTCAGTGAGATCGTTGGTCCAGAGGTAGAGGTTCGTCTGCTCACCATTGCTCACCAGCGCGGCGAGGTCGATGCCATCGCTGATGTCGGTGATGTCGAGCGACAGGTCGTCATCGGAGACCGTGTCGGTGAACCACGGGTGGTTCAGCGAGGTCCCAGGGGTGGTGTTGCCCTCCCAGTAGATCTCACCGTCAACGACGTCGTTTTTGCAGGAGGTGATGTTGCCAACGAGGACCTCGTCGGGCTCGGCGGCGGATGCGGACAGGGTGCCGACGGCTGCGGCACCGATGAGGGCTGCCGGCAAAACGGCAGCAAGGAATGCGGATCGGCGCATGGTGGTGCCCCTTGAGTATGAAAACGCTCTCATTTCGACATTAAGCGGACGGAGAGTATCGAATCCGCACGCTTGGTCGCAATGTGCCCCGCCTGTCCGTTTTCAGCGACTGTCGCTGCCCTCCGTCGCCAGCGCCGCACGGCCGGCCTCCAGCCGGGCCACCGGAACCCGGAACGGCGAGCACGACACGTAGTCCAGCTTGATCGACTCGAAGAAGTGGATCGAGTCCGGATCGCCGCCGTGCTCGCCGCAGACGCCGAGCTCGAGGTCCCCGCGCGTCTCCTTGCCCTCCCAGGCGGCGATGGACACCAGCCGCCCGACCCCGTCGGCGTCGAGGGACTCGAACGGGCTCACGCCGAAGATGCCGCGCTCGAGGTAGGCCGGGAAGAACGTCGCCTCGACGTCGTCGCGCGAAAAGCCCCACGTCGTCTGGGTGAGGTCGTTGGTGCCGAAGGAGAAGAACTCGGCCGCCTCGGCGATCTCGTGCGCCGTCATCGCCGCGCGCGGCAGCTCGATCATCGTGCCGATGGGGAACCGCAGCTCCGTCCCGGTCTCGGCCGCGACCTCGGCCACCGTCGCCTCGGCCATGTCGCGGATCGCCTCGAGCTCCTGGACGGCAGCCACCAGCGGCACCATGATCTGCGGCCGCGGGTCCAGCCCGCGCGCCAGCAGCGACGCGGCGGCCTCGGCGATGGCCCGCACCTGCAGCTGGAACAGCCCCGGCACGACCAGCCCGAGCCGGACGCCGCGCATGCCGAGCATCGGGTTCTGCTCGTGCAGCCGCTGCACCTCGGCGAGCAACGCGGCCGCCTCCTGATCCGGCGAGCCGGTCGCGTCGCCGACGGCCACCCGCACGGACAGGTCGGTGATGTCGGGCAGGAACTCGTGCAGCGGCGGGTCGAGCAGCCGGATCGTCACCGGGTGGCCGTCCATCGCCTCGAGGATCTCGGTGAAGTCGGCGCGCTGCAGCGGGCGCAGCTCGTCGAGGCCGGCGTCGCGCTGCTCCGGCGTGCGGGCGAGGATCACGTGCTCGACGATCTTGCGCCGCGCGCCGAGGAACATGTGCTCCGTCCGGCACAGCCCGATGCCGGCGGCGCCGAGGTCGCGGGCCCGGCGGGCGTCCTCGCCGGTGTCGGCGTTGGCGCGCACCTCCATGCGGCGGCGGTCGTCGGCGTGGCGCATGAGCCGCAGGACGGCGTCGACGACCTCCTGCCGGGCACCATCCGCCGCGGTCGACGGCCCCGTCGGGGCCGACGGGGCCGCGTCGCCGTACAGCGCGTCGACGACGGCCGACGGCACCACCGGTACCTCGCCGAGGAACACCTCGCCGGTGCCGCCGTCGATCGAGATGACGTCGCCCTCGGCGACCCGGGCGCCGTCGGGCGTGGTGAACTCGCGCGCTCGCGGATCGACCCGCAGCGCCTCGACGCCGACGACGCAGGTGCGGCCCATGCCGCGGGCGACGACGGCGGCGTGCGACGTCTTGCCGCCGCGTGAGGTGAGGACGCCGCGCGAGGCGACCATGCCGCGCAGGTCGTCGGGGTTGGTCTCGCGCCGGACGAGGATGACGTCGTCGCCGCGCTGGGCCCACTCGACGGCGGTGG
This genomic window contains:
- a CDS encoding deoxyguanosinetriphosphate triphosphohydrolase; this encodes MSGYDDADRERWAAEPPKRAVRTAFERDRARVVHSASLRRLAAKTQVVAPGSDDFVRNRLTHSLEVAQVGRELGKELGCDPDVVDAACLAHDLGHPPFGHNGEQVLDEIAAGIGGFEGNAQTLRLLTRLEAKAAHPDGRSAGLNLTRASLDASTKYPWRRGEREGRKFGVYDDDAEVFGWLRDGAAGDRRCLEAQVMDFSDDVAYCVHDVEDAIVGGRLQVGGRLDDADERTRVAGLTREWYLPDAEAEEITEALDRLRALPYWVASYDGRLRSLAALKDMTSQLIGRFCDDAERATHASYGGGSLTRYAADLVVPRATRVEVAVLKGLAAVYVMTASDRAPIYARQRELIEELVSALRLRAPGSLEPAFQEAWSTAADDAARLRVIVDQVASLTDDSAVALHTQLTR
- the ppdK gene encoding pyruvate, phosphate dikinase, with the translated sequence MQYVFDFTEGSKDQRDLLGGKGANLAEMTSLGLPVPPGFTISTKACRTYLATGREPDGLADEIEWHLSGLESGMGKRLGDATDPLLVSVRSGAKFSMPGMMDTVLNVGLTDTSVEGLAAVAGDERFAWDSYRRLIQMFGKTVLGVDGEHFDKALEARKHARGASSDVDLDVADLHELVAEFKEIVRRESDVDFPQDPREQLDRAIHAVFESWNTERARIYRRQERIPDDLGTAVNVVAMVFGNLGPDSGTGVAFTRDPATGEQGVYGDYLPNAQGEDVVAGIRNTLALAELERLDKASYDQLLDIMETLEKHYRDLCDIEFTIERGKLWMLQTRVGKRTAAAAFRIAGQLVDEGLIDADEALSRVTGAQLAQLMFPQFDPAAARTAIARGMAASPGAAVGRAAFDSATAVEWAQRGDDVILVRRETNPDDLRGMVASRGVLTSRGGKTSHAAVVARGMGRTCVVGVEALRVDPRAREFTTPDGARVAEGDVISIDGGTGEVFLGEVPVVPSAVVDALYGDAAPSAPTGPSTAADGARQEVVDAVLRLMRHADDRRRMEVRANADTGEDARRARDLGAAGIGLCRTEHMFLGARRKIVEHVILARTPEQRDAGLDELRPLQRADFTEILEAMDGHPVTIRLLDPPLHEFLPDITDLSVRVAVGDATGSPDQEAAALLAEVQRLHEQNPMLGMRGVRLGLVVPGLFQLQVRAIAEAAASLLARGLDPRPQIMVPLVAAVQELEAIRDMAEATVAEVAAETGTELRFPIGTMIELPRAAMTAHEIAEAAEFFSFGTNDLTQTTWGFSRDDVEATFFPAYLERGIFGVSPFESLDADGVGRLVSIAAWEGKETRGDLELGVCGEHGGDPDSIHFFESIKLDYVSCSPFRVPVARLEAGRAALATEGSDSR
- a CDS encoding LPXTG cell wall anchor domain-containing protein, which gives rise to MRRSAFLAAVLPAALIGAAAVGTLSASAAEPDEVLVGNITSCKNDVVDGEIYWEGNTTPGTSLNHPWFTDTVSDDDLSLDITDISDGIDLAALVSNGEQTNLYLWTNDLTDLTAPDIDGQSAEIANYTVCKVHPYPPTEPPTEPPTEEPTEPPTEEPTEPPTEEPTETPSETPSETPSETPSETPSESPSQTPTPSETPEEPALPDTGSSPTVLIAAAAILLAAGAAALRHRFVKP
- the lhgO gene encoding L-2-hydroxyglutarate oxidase gives rise to the protein MSEPSNYAVVGGGIVGSAIARALARSADGATVTVLEKEPEPALHQTRRNSGVVHAGIYYTPGSAKARFSRRGVGLLRAYCDEKGLTYDECGKVIVALDEAQRGRLDDLHKRAIANDVPGVRTLDPDELAELEPHVRGVAGLHSPSTAIVDFAAIAAALLADAVDAGGTVRTGFEVTNFHQSDDEVRVTGASGETLAFDRVVVCAGLQSDRLARLAGDDPYPRIVPFRGEFALLRPERRHLVNGLVYPVPDPRYPFLGVHLTKRVDGEVMVGPNAVLALAREGYRKRDVDPAELFRLARWGGFRRFAWSNRRTAVQELRGSYSRRRFAAAAREYLPELTVADLVPAPAGIRAQAMAADGTLVDDFRSSRRGNIMCIRNAPSPAATACLAIADDVVGELLGD
- a CDS encoding Fpg/Nei family DNA glycosylase; this encodes MPELPDVEGFRRVLSRAAGRRIDGVDVLDAGVLRGVDGGELRDALVGAAFAGPRRHGKWLIGPLRAGPRHRLDEPSVVFHFGMTGSLTWIDADADRHRLDRVIISAGSRELRYRDLRKLQGIRLVPDDDGVGSLLAGLGPDAARIGAAELGRRLARRQRTLKPALTDQAVVAGLGNLLADEILWQARIHPRRGTLDLTDADRRRLHRTMTTVLDRSTRVGRVPGRDDWLTGHRDDRDGVCPRCGTPLRRTRLGGRTTVWCPRCQSE